CACCTTGCCTGCGGTTGATTGGCCGCCGACTGCAGTGAACAAAGTTTCGAATTCCGCTTTTGTTGGCAGGTGCCAGCCATCAGGGCAAGCCGTCGTCGCAGCCTCCCATGTGTAAAGGCGGCCGTACTTGGTGCAGTAGCTTGCACTGTCTTTGTAGCAGTAGCTGTTCGCAGTTTCGTAGTTGAGGTTCTGGGCCATCCATGTTTGCGTGCCGATGGTGACAGTCTTGTACGTCTGGCCGTCGCGGGAGTCGGTCATAGTTCCGGTGGACACACTTGTCTCGCTATCGCTCGACTGCGGTGTGACGCTGGATGACGACGATTTTGCTTCACTGCTGCTAGACACACTTGTCTCGCTATCGCTCGACTGCGGTGTGACGCTAGATGACGAACCATCCGACGGGCGAGTCGCAAAATCGCTGTCGTCATCGCCGCAGGCGACAAGCAGCAGAACGGAAACTGCCGCAGCAACAAAAGAAAATCCATGTTTCGCTTTTAGCATAACCTAACCTCTACCAGATAGTTTTGTTTCAGATAATCTATATAATTTTTCGACATCCACAAATGCAGAGGCCTATTCCACAAGGAAAAAAAGGAATTCCGGCAGCCGCCAGCCACCGGAATGGTATCATTTACAGGATTTTAGAGTCTTATTCGGTGAACGTGAACGGAATGGTCACCGTGGTGTTTCCAGATTTGACCTTGCTGAATGTCCAGCGACCGACAGCATTCTTGATTTCGCCATCGAATTCGCCGATACCCGTAGTGGACGAGACAACCGCGATGCTGATCACCTCGCCGCCCGGGGCAATCGTGAACTTGAGCGTCACCTTGCCTTCCAAGCCCGGTTTTTTCTTCAGGTACTTATTGTAGATATGGCGTAGTCCGGGTGTACGTGTGCGAACGACCTTCATGATATCGGAGGCAGATCGCGAGGAGTTCCCTGCACCCAGGTCGATATCGCGCACGGAAGGGGTCTTCATATTTCCCTTCATGGACTTCGTATTGATTCCACCACCCGAACCGCCGAACAGGTTTCCGAGCGCCCCATCGATTCCGCCGCCACCCCCAGAAGCGACAGCCTCGTTAAAGGCTCCATCGACCTTTCCGGCCCTCACGCCAATATGCGTTTTTCCCGTAGTCTGCAAGCCGTTCGTGTTCTTGAGGATTTTATCTATGTCTCTCGCGAACTTCTGGTCGTTCATGAGGTTGTATGCCGAAGCTGACGCGTTCTTGGTCATTGACGCGAGTTCCTTGAGGACGCCCCTTGTCTTGGGCGCGTTCGGTTTCCCCTGATTCTTGGGCTTGCCACCGCCGGGCCTGTTGTTCTTTTTTGCGATGTCTTTCGGTTTCTTATCCTGTTTCTTTTCCTGCTTTTTTTCTTCTTTCTTATCGGCGATGTCGATTTTCGTTTCGATTTCCAAACTGGAGGTTTTCTCGAACATCATATCGTCGATAATAACCTCGTATGTCGTGGCCCAGAAACTCAGAGCGAGCGCGACAAGAAGCGAGACGCCGGAGATGCGTCCGAGCCGCTTGTCGGAATCAGGCATGAGCGAAGCCACGAATTCTTCCGTGGTCTGTTTTTTCGGTTTCATGATTTTATCCTCCCCCTCTTGCGAGGGAATTGATGGTTTACGTTTTGTTTTGGGGGTGATTTTCTGGGGGTAATTTTTCAAGGTAAAAGGGGGCCTATCGCCTTGCGGTCAAGGCTTCAATTTTGCAAAAAAGCAATTTTCGTGAACAGGGCTTAACGGTCAAGCCTTGCACACAACGTAACGATGTACGGGGGATTTAGACGACAATCATCGAAGGAATTACTTTATCCACAACACCAGTCTCAACTCCGTTCCTTCACTCAGATTCAAGACAAATTGTTCTCTCTGATTTTAAACTATAAAGAAAAATCGGAACGGATTCACCCGAACGGGTAAACAAATTTTCAACATTTGAATTGTAAATTCCGACAAAAAGTGGCAGTACCAATAAGTACAAGGGCTGTGCGCGTTTTTGCTGATACGGTGAAGTCCTGCAACTTTACAAAAAGTTATTGCAAACAGATTTATTCCACCTTGTAGGCATATTTTGTTTACGTTCTAGTGTTTTAAACGGCTCTAGAGCGCACAACCAGGCCTGTCGCGGGCCGCAGGCATGGCCGTTTGTTATATTTTACGCACTATGAAGCTTTTACCGACCCCACCCGACTTGAACCGTATCGCGCGCCCGAACTGGATTGAAATCAATCTTGACGCACTCTGCAACAACATTCAATTCATCCGCAGCCAGATTCCGGCAAACACGAAGATTCTGTTGCCCGTGAAGGCCGACTCCTACGGGCACGGGAGCCTCGCCTGCTCGTTTGCCGCAAAGTTCGGCGGCGCGGACTACCTGGGCGTCGCCCACATCAGCGAGGGCATGCTGCTCCGCCAGTACGGTATGGACTTGCCTATCCTGGTGCTCGGCCCCTGCACTCCAGCAGACTTCGCCTACTTCGTGGAGTTCCAGCTTACTGCTGCCATCACGGACATCCGTACCGCAATGGCGTTCGACCAGTTCCTGAGCGAAACGGGTACGACCTGCAAGGCGCACCTCGCCATCGATACGGGCATGAACCGCTACGGTTTCGATGCCGAGGACTTCAACAACATCCGCGCGGCACTGAGCCTCAAGAGTCTGAAATTCGAGGGGATGTTCACGCACCTCGCCACGGCCGACATGCCGGGGAACCCGAAGACGGATATCCAGATACAGCGATTCACGCGACTCGTGGACGTGCTGGAAGCCGAAGGACTCCGCCCCGAAATCTGCCACTGCAGCAGTTCCGCAGGCACGCTCACGCGCCCCGAAAGCCACTTCGACATGGTACGCCCGGGCCTTGCGCTCTACGGCTACAACTGCATGGGGGCAGCACCCTCCCCGTGGCCCATCAAGCCCGTCATGAAAATCAAGAGCACCATCCGCCACATTCACGACGTGAAGCCCGGCGAGACGGTGAGCTACGGCGGCTACTGGATGGCACAGCAGCCCACCCGCATCGCGACCATCGCCATCGGTTACGGCGACGGCTACCTGCGCGGCGAATACAACAAGGGATTTGTCTTTATCCGCGGGCAGCTGTGCCCGATTCTCGGGCGCGTCTGCATGGACGCGACGATGGTCGACGTGAGCCACATTCCCGACGTGCAGGTCGGCGAAACTGTCGACGTGGTAAACGGCGAGCTCGACTTCCGCATTTCGATGGAAAGTGTCGCCGACGACCACCACACGATTCCGTACGAACTAACAAGCCGCGTGGCGCGCCGCCTGTACCGCAAGTACTTCTGGAAGAACCGCCTGGTGCGCTGGGATTACCTGAAGCAGGAATTCGGCGTGCAGGATTATAAAGAGTACCCGTTACGATAACCGTTCGCGCTACACTCGGATTTTAAATTACTCCGGTATGCGCTCACTCTCGCAACCGCCCTCGGTTAACACCCGAGGGCTTTGTTGCTCACAGCGATAACCGTTCGCGCTAAGTTCGCGTTTATCGCATATAAAAAAGGCTCCCGAGGGAGCCTTTTAATTTGTTTGCAAAACAGGACCTTAGAGGCGCTTGAGCACCGCGGCGGCGTGGTGGATAAAGCCTTCTTCGGTAGCGACGGCGGCAATGGCCTTCGCGTTCTTCTTGATGGCCTTCTCGCTGTAGCGGATGATGCTCATGCGCTTCAGGAAGTCGTACACGCCGAGCGGGCTGAAGAAGCGGCCCGTGCCGTTTGTCGGCAGCACGTGGTTCGGGCCCGCGAAGTAGTCGCCCACCGGCTCGCTGGACCACGGGCCGATAAACACGGCACCCGCATTTTCAATTTGCGCCGCCATGGATTCCGCTTCAGCGGTCATGACTTCCAAGTGTTCCGGAGCGATGCGGTTTGCGATTTCCACGCCGTCGAACCAGTCCTTCACCACGAGGATGCGCCCGAAGTTGCCGAGCACCTTCTCGAGGAGTTCGCGCTTCGGGGAATTTTCCACCTGGATATCCACGCAGGCGCTAATCATCTGGGCGGTTTCCATGTTGTCAGTAATGCAGATGGCCGCCTCGAAGCCGGAACCGTGTTCCGCCTGGCTAAGCAAGTCCGCAGCCACGAAGTCCGGATCGCAGGTGTTGTCGGCCATCACGAGCACTTCGCTGGGGCCAGCCACCATGTCGATATCCACGACGCCAAAAACTTCCTTCTTGGCGATTGCCGCAAACACGTTGCCCGGGCCCACAATCTTGTCGACACGTTCCACGACAGTCTTGCCCTTCGCATCCTTCGCGCCATAGGCAAGCAGGCCAATCGCCTGAGCACCGCCGATGTGGTAAACTTCGGTAATGCCGAGTTCCTGCAGCACGAATGCGACTGCGCGGTTGATTTCGCCCTTGATAGGAGTGACGACCACGATGTCTTCCACGCCGGCAACGAGAGCCGGGACCGCGTTCATGATGACGGTGCTCGGGTAGATGCCCGCACCACCCGGCACATAGAGGCCCACGCGCTTCATCGGGCGGATACGCTGGCCGAGCACGACGCCGTCGGCACCCTGCATGAGCCAGGATTCTTCCATCTGGTTCTTGTGGAAGTCGCGCACGTTCTTGATGGCCTGCTTCAGCGCCTTCTGCAGTTCCTTCGGGCACTTGGCGGCAGACTTCGCGATGGCCGAAACCGGCACGCGGATGTTCTTGCCCTTCAGGCCGTCGAACTTCTGGGCGTATTCCGTCGCCTTCGCGATGCCACCCTTCTTGATGTCGGCAAGGATCTGCATTACCTTGTCGTGAATTTCCTTGCTCGGGGCGACTTCGCGCCCGCAGATGCGTTCAATTTCTTGAGACTTTGGTGTAACCTTTACAATTTTCATAGTCTTTCTTTCCTGCTGTGTCATTCTGAGCGAAGAACCGAAGGTTCGTAGTCGAAGAATCTAGATCCTTCGACGCCCCTATCGCTACGCTCCAGGGTCGCTCAGGATGACGCTTCAATCATCTTTTACGTCTCGTGATATCGGCGAGGTTCCTCACCTTGCGGGCACTCAACTTCTTGGCCTTCGCCGGAGCGGGTTCCTCTTCCTTCGCGGCGCTTGCCTGCCCCGCAACCGCAACCGACTTCACGTCGATATGCTTGTACGCGCTCTCGATGACCTTGTTGTCCACGAGAATCTTGTACGTGAGCCCGTCCACGAACGCCATCCAGGAGGCCTCGATGATATTGCTCGAGACGCCGACCACGTTCCAGTAGCCCTTCTCGTCGCCAAACGTCGTCCACACGCGCACGGTAGCGTCAGATGCCACCTTGCTCCCGAGCACGCGCACCTTGTAGTCGTCGAGTTTGACCTTCGCCATGTTCGGGAAGAACGGGAGCAAGGCCTTGCGGAGAGCCGCGTCGAGAGCGTTCACCGGGCCATCGCCCTCGCTCACCTGATGGCTTATCTTGTCGCCAATCTGGAGCTTGACAGTCGCCTGCGAAACGGAAACGCCCTGAGTGGTCTTGTCTTCGATGACGCGGTAACCCAGAACCTTGAACGGCTCCTGCACCATGCCCAAGTGGCGGTACACGAGCAGCTTGAAGCTCGCCTCGGCGCTGTCGAAATGCCAGCCCGCGTTCTCGCGTTCCTTGATGAGCGTGAGCAGCTTGCCCACCACCGGGTCCTTCTTGTCGATGCCCGGCTTGATGGCCCTGAGCTTTTCCACCACGAGGGAACCACCCGCCTGGTCGCTCGTGACGAACACGCGGTCGTTGCCCACGGCATGCGGGTCGATATGCTCGAAACTGCGGCTCACCTTCATCACGCCGTCAATGTGGGCACCGCCCTTGTGCGCAAACGCCGCATCGCCCACGTACGGGGCGTGCACGTCGCTCGGCAGGTTCACAATCTGGTCCACGTTGCTGCTCAACTGGCGCAGCCTTGCAATCTTTTTCGCGGCAAAGAACTTCGCGCCCATCTTGAAATGGAGGTCTGCAGCGATGGTCGTGAGGTTCGCGTTTCCGCAACGCTCGCCGTAACCGTTCACCACGCCCTGCACCATCGTAGCGCCGCTCTTCACGGCAAACAGGCTGTTGCACACGCCCAGGCCAGAATCGTCATGGACATGGATTCCTATCGGAGTCGATATGCTCTTCTTGACTTCCTTGATAATCTCTTCGATTTCCCACGGCATGGTGCCACCGTTGGTATCACAAAGTACAATACAGTCCGCGCGGCCGCGCTCAGCAGCCTTCAACGTCTCGAGAGCATACTGCGGGTTCGCCTTGTAGCCGTCAAAGAAATGTTCCGCATCGTAAATCACCTCCTCGGAATGGTCCTTGAGGTAGTCGATGGTAGACTCGATCATGTCGAGGTTCTCCTCGAGCGTCGTGCGGATAACGTCCGTGACATGCAAATCCCAGCTCTTTCCAAAAATCGTCTTGACCGGGGCGTCCGACTTCACGAGCGCCTGCAGCAGCGGGTCCTTCTCGGGCAGCACCTTCGGGCGGCGCGTAGAACCGAATGCGGCAATCTTCGCGTGCTTCAGCTTGACTTCCTTGATCTTCTGGAAGAATTCCTCGTCGGTCGGGTTGCTCGGATTGGGCCAGCCCCCTTCAATGTAGTCAAAACCGAAATGGTCAAGAATTCGCGCAATCTGCAGCTTGTCGGCGAGAGAAAGGCTTATCTTGCGGTCTTGGTTACCGTCGCGGAGGGTTGTATCGTATAAAAAAACTTTCATGCGCACAAAGATAGAAAATAATGCTATTCCTTTTTGAAATATACCCTCTGCAAATCATAAGATATTTCATCTTTGTGCGCTTTGTAAAATAAGATTTTTATTGCAACGACATGCTTTAAGGCTTCGGAAAGATCCATCTTGGCCCCCCAACCACCTTGTTTAAACTTATTCCATGAATAACAATCACTCATAAGCGTAGAAGACGGAATCGCATGAACTTGGAAGAAATCATCATCAAGTGCAGATTTAAGAGAATCACCCATGTCAAGGACAATATAAATTGCATCTGAACTTGCGTGTTCAAAACAAATTCCCTCTCTCTCTGAAAGGTCTACGGCCTTATGTTCACCGTTTTCGTTCTCGTCGGCCAGCCAAAAACCGAGTTCTACAAAAGGTTTCCATCCGTTTTCGAGAGTATCATCCGAAAAATAGGCTGTCCCGTACAAACGACGTTCCATAGTGAGGTAATTATCAAGTGCATCTGGCGCGCCCCAGTCCACGACCTTATACTCGTCACCATCACGGTTCAAAGCAAAACGGGAATGTCCTCCATAAATAGAATCTGTGTGCAAGAACCAGAGACCCGCAGAACCTCTTCCGTTGTCGAAAGGAGTAATAACCCTTGTCATGGAACCATCCCACTCCAAGTCCACTCCTTTTTTATAGTCTATACACATTTCTAACTGACTCTTTTCCATGTGTACACCAGACTCATATCCTTTTTGATATAGGGCCGCGGAATCAGGATACTCGTCAAACCCGTTATCCTTCAAAAGTTGTTTAAATTCTTCCGTATAATACAGCGTTCCACTTTGGCACCTATAGGATTTTGTCATAATGACGGGAGTAGGCGGCATGGCAAAGCGTCGACTCTGAAGACGTGATTGATATGGCAACTGATTCCTAAGGCAGCCTTTCGTTATCTCGTCCAAGGTATCCAGACCATACAGCGAGTCAATAACGTCCTTGTAGTCGTTGCGACCTTTAGCAGATCCGTTTGTAAAATTCGAGTCCTGAAGGGAAAAAAGAGTTATACTTCCGAAATCCACAATACGTTCCATTATTTCACAGGTATCCGGAAGTGTGTCTCCATTTGTAAGGACATCTGGAAGATTTTCGCAAAGAGCAAAAACGGAATCCCTTATGTAATTGCTTACAGAATCAACCTTAGCCTCGAATGTTTCAAGCGTTTCGGCATATTCCCGAGAGAGTTTTTCCGAGCCATCACTGCAAAGAATCGTCTTTGGAACAGGATTATCACAAGGCGCTTCCAATGAAGAAATGGGATTCATAAACATCATAAGAGCGCCAGCCGCATTGGAAAAACATTTTCTTGACGCAGATGAATACACTTCCGTAGAATTGGCCTTTTCGAACAATAGGCGATCGGCACTTACACGTCCTTCACGCGAGATTCTTTCTTCTGTATAGGAACATTCGCAATAGTATTCCTTTACCGATTCTGCCCTGCAGTCTTCGTCAACCGTATTCAGCGCCGCGGCGACATTTCCGGATATTTTTCCCAACGCAACGATATTAAAGTTCTTTGAGTCCCAATTCCGCGAATTCGACTCAAACGAGAATCGTAAACCTTTCAGGTGCGCTAGCACATCCTCTAGCGACATAGAAGGGACTAAATTTTCGTCGAACGACGAACGTGCCCAAAATTTATTCCACGGGTAACATACTCCTTTTCCATTGCCTGCGCCTTGATTATCAACATTGGTCAAAAGAACCCCATACAAGGGCTCCCCTTCAGGCTGCCCGGCATCAAGTTCCATTCTCATCGGGCTGCCAAGGTACTCAATACAAATGCCTTGCATGTCAGTCGCATCAACACTTTCGAATTCGCCATTAGCGTTTTTTCCCGCAAAAGAAAATTCCAAGTAGCCATGGCTCGATTCTACGTAAAAAGGACGCAAGCCGAGCGAATCGGCGTCAACTTCGAATTCTTCAAAAATAACATTACCGCACATGCTCCCCTTGCACCGGTCAACGACTGGTGCAAGAGAAAGTGAATCATATTCTTCATTGACGGGAACACCCCAATTAAAATAAACATCACGGTCGTCATGCGGTTCAACTGACCAGTACCATATACCCGACGTATTTGTCCCGTTATCATACCCGGTCCTTACGCGGTATCCCGAAGTAGGATTCCACATTTCACCAGTCCAGTAGCAACCTTCGTACTCTGAAGGCAATGCGCCTTGTGCAGCATATCTTCGACAAAAGACACTCGGGGTTGGCTCTCCGACCGACGTATCACCATCGGCGGTGAACATGTTCGGTTCTTCACTGGAACCCGAAATCCTGCCATTATCCGACTCCGAAGAGCACGAAGCAAAGAAGGACATTGTCCATACAAACGCTATACAAGCTAGAAGTTTATTCATCTTTGGTCTCCTTTAATCTTTTCAAGTTCCACGTCAACGGAAAAAACTGTAAATTCAACCGGTAGATTTGGTCAATTTCTTCACACTCCGCAGCAATCGCAATAACCTTCCGGCGACATAAATCAATTTCCTGAGCAATGCGTTCATAACATTCCCTGTTTACGCCCAGCGTAACGCCCGATATACTTCGTTCTTCCGGAGAAAAGCGGTCAATAGATTCTGCGGCAAGCCCAAGCATCTCCCGCTGCATAGAACGCACTGCAAGCGCGAGACCTTCCCTGGATGCAGAAACTGACGTTTTCGTTTGGACATAATTTCCAACATCCGTTCTCTTTAGAAAGTCACACCGCATTAGGAACGAAAGAGATTGCAACACATCTGCCGCAGAGATCTTGTTGCAGCAAGCCGAGGCTATTTTTCCCGGAGTCGCACCGGGCATCAATGGAGCAAGTTCGCGAATCACCGAATTTTTCCACCCGTCATAGAATTCGATGGCATCCTTGTCTACTATACGCACCTTGTGCTCCGTGGCAATCGACTGCATCTCTTTCAGAAAATACAATTTGGATGCATCGGTCTTCGCATTATTGAAATTGACAAGAGCGCGAAAATACGTAACTTCATAACCGGCAAGCCCCATCGCGGATGCTACGCGCTCAATTGTCACACGACTCAAATTGCTCTTAGATTCACTTACCAATCTCAAATAAGTGGAAGACGAGAAACCGGCGGTTCGAGCGAATTCACGCCAGGAAAAGGCAGAACAGCGCTTGCGCTCTTTGTAAAAATCCTTAATAAGGAGATGATAATCCTGATACTCAACAATCGGTTTCATGTCCTGAAATATATATTCAAAAAAACATGATGTCAATATCAAATGACCCAAAATCTATAATTTTTAAATAAAAAACACAATTTTTATTTAAATTTTAAAAATTATTTTTCTATATGACCCAACCCATGTCATAAAGGCTTACAAAAAAAAATGCCCCGGCTCAATAGCCGTGGCATTTTTTTCAATTCTTTCGGGCTGGACTCGCAACGCCAAGCATGCTCGTCGTTGCAACGCTCGCCTTACTTGGCTTTCTTGCAAGCCTTCTTGCAGCCGCACTTCTTGGCAGCGGGCTTCTTGGCAGAAGCCTTGCAGAACTTCACGTAGGCAGCGAGGGTGTCGCAGAACACTTCGTCCGGGGTGTTGTCGCCGTTGATGCGGCTGATGATGGACTTGCTGTACTTGCCGAGCACCTTGGCGGTGGATTCCTTGTACACCTTGAGGCGGTTCTTGATAACGGCTTCGTCGGCGTCGTCCTTGCGGCCTTCGATCTTGGCGCGGTTCAGGAGGCGGGCCACGATGGTCTTCTCGTCCTTGATGTCGAGCACAAAAATGTGCTTCACGTCGACGACGGATTCGATGAGCTTGACCTGGGCAACCGTGCGGGGAATACCGTCGAGGAGGAGGGTATCCTTATCCGGGTTTACCTTGTTCGTATTGATGAGGCCTTCGATGAAGCGGCCGAAAATTTCGACAGTGGCTTCGTCCGGAACCAAGAGGCCCTTGCTGGAGTAAGAAGCGAGGAGCTTGCCGGATTCGCTGGAAGGAGCAATGCCACGGAAGATGTCGCCCGTGGAAATGTGCTTGAGGGAAGTGGTAGCAGCGAGCTTCGCGCCGACGGTACCCTTGCCGGAACCCGGTGCGCCGAAGATAAGAACTGCAGGAATTTTAGCCATTGTTAACCTCTTGGGTTTGATTGTTGAAATTTTTCGCGGTCAAAGATAGCTTTTTAGACGAAAGACGATAGACGAAAGACGAAAGAATTATAGATGATTATGACTGAATCTTCTCGCACTTGAAACTGAGCTTGCCGTTTTCGACGCCGATGCTTATCGTGGAGAAGTCCGTGAGGGTACCGAGCAGGAGCCCTTCGGCAATCGCGTCTTCCACGAGGTTCTGGATGGAACGGCGGATGGGTCGCGCCCCCAGGGTGGAATCGTAATTGTTGTTCACGATAAATTCCTTCGCCTCCTGGCTGATTTCCAGCAGGATTCCGCGATCGGAAATGTTCTTCTGGAGGAACCCCATCTGGATGTCCACGACGGAGACGAGGTCCTTCTTGCTCAAGGCACGGAACACTATCTGCTCGTCGATGCGGTTCAGGAATTCCGGAGAGAACACGCGCTTGACCTCTTCGCGGATGGCGTTTTCCATGCGCTCGTAGTCATCGGTCTCCCCTTCCTTGGTGAACCCCATGCCGCCGCTGTGGCGCACTTCGCGCGCACCCGCGTTACTCGTCATAATGATGATGGTGTTCTTGAAGTTGATCTTGCGGCCGTAACTGTCGGTAAGGATGCCGTCGTCGAGAATCTGGAGCAGGATGTTGTAGATATCCGGATGCGCCTTCTCGATTTCGTCGAGGAGCACCACGGAATAGGGTTTCTTGCGCACCTTCTCGGTGAGCTGTCCGCCGCCTTCCTCGAAGCCCACGTATCCCGGAGGAGCACCGATAAGGCGGGAAACGCTGTGCTTTTCCATGTACTCGCTCATGTCGATGCGGATCATGGATTCCTCGCTCCCGAACAGCGAGAGGCTCAGCACCTTCGCAAGTTCCGTCTTGCCCACGCCGGTAGGCCCGAGGAAGAGGAAACTGCCCATCGGGCGCTTGCTGCTGCGGATGCCCGCACGCGTACGGCGGATGGACTTGACAATCGCATCGACCGCGGCGTCCTGCCCGATAATGCGCTGCTTGATTTCTTCGCCGAGGTGCAGGAGTTTCTGCGTCTCTTCGCCGCCGAGGCGGCTCACGGGAATGCCCGTCATCTTGCTGATGCAGTCGCGGATGTCGCTCTCGTCCACGACAGGGGTCTCCTGCCCTTCTTCCTGCAGCTGCTTCCTGCGTTCCGCGATGGAACTCTGGAGTTCCTCCTCGCGGGCACGGCACTTGGCCGCATTCTCGTAATCCTGGTTCGCGACCGCCTCTTCCTTCTTCGAAAGGACTTCGGCAAGTTCAGATTCCATGTCGAGCAGGTCCTGCGGGACCTTGATGGAATTGAGCTTCACGCGCGCGCCCGTCTCGTCGAGCACGTCGATTGCCTTATCCGGCAAAAAACGCTCGCTGATGTAGCGTTCGGCAAGCGTCACCGCGGCACGGATGGCCTCGGGCGTGTAGTGCACCTTGTGGTGCTGCTCGTACTTCGGGCGCAGCCCCTCAAGAATCTGGATGGAATCTTCAGAATTAGGCGGATTCACGAGAATCGTCTGGAAGCGGCGCTCGAGTGCAGCATCCTTCTCGATGTACTTGCGGTATTCGTCAATCGTCGTCGCACCTATGCACTGCAGTTCACCACGCGCAAGCGCGGGTTTGAAAATATTGCTCGCATCGAGGCTGCCTTCCGCACCGCCTGCACCCACGATGGTGTGGAGTTCGTCGATGAAAAGAATCACGGAGTTGCTCACGCGCTGGAGTTCCATGATGAGGCCCTTCATGCGTTCCTCGAACTGGCCGCGGTACTTGGTACCGGCGACCATCGCCGCCACGTCGAGCGTCACGACGCGCTTGTTCACGAGCAGGTCGGGAATCTTCTTCTGCACAATCTTCTGCGCGAGGCCCTCGATAATCGCGGTCTTGCCCACGCCGGGTTCGCCAATGAGCGCCGGGTTGTTCTTCTTGCGGCGGCAGAGAATCTGGATGAGGCGCTCGATTTCGGATTCGCGCCCGATAATCGGGTCGAGCTTGCCCGCACGCGCCATCGCGGTGAGGTCGCGCCCGAAGTGGTCGAGAATCGGGGTCTTGGACTTGGAACCGCCGCGCATCTCGCGCCCGCCCTGCTGCTGGCGCGGTCCCTCTTCGGGGATATCCTGCGGGGCGTTGCCGTCGCCGCTATGCTTGAGCTGGTCGAGCGTCTGCTGGAAATTTTCGTACGTTATGTTGTATGTGGAAAGGATTCCAACCGCAGGGGAATCTACCTGCTGGAGAATCGCGAGCATCAGGTGTTCGGGGCCGATATACTGGTCGCCTTCTTCCTTCGCGATTTTTGCAGCATTGAAAAGCACCGCCTTCGCGCGAACCGTAAACTGCAACAGGCCATCGCGCGGGTTGCCGCCGATGGTCATGAGCCCGCCGTTCGAGGAGAGCGAACGCTGGATATCCTCGCTCAGGTCCACGAGGTTAATCCGGAGCGCCTTGAGGGTCTCTACCGCAAAGCCCGAATCCTCGCGCACGAGGCCCAGGAGCAGGTGCTCGGTCGAAACGCAGTCGCTCCCGAGGTTGCGCGCCGCCATGCGGGCGGCCTGGAGCACGGCCTT
The Fibrobacter sp. UWR3 genome window above contains:
- a CDS encoding AgmX/PglI C-terminal domain-containing protein gives rise to the protein MKPKKQTTEEFVASLMPDSDKRLGRISGVSLLVALALSFWATTYEVIIDDMMFEKTSSLEIETKIDIADKKEEKKQEKKQDKKPKDIAKKNNRPGGGKPKNQGKPNAPKTRGVLKELASMTKNASASAYNLMNDQKFARDIDKILKNTNGLQTTGKTHIGVRAGKVDGAFNEAVASGGGGGIDGALGNLFGGSGGGINTKSMKGNMKTPSVRDIDLGAGNSSRSASDIMKVVRTRTPGLRHIYNKYLKKKPGLEGKVTLKFTIAPGGEVISIAVVSSTTGIGEFDGEIKNAVGRWTFSKVKSGNTTVTIPFTFTE
- the alr gene encoding alanine racemase; this encodes MKLLPTPPDLNRIARPNWIEINLDALCNNIQFIRSQIPANTKILLPVKADSYGHGSLACSFAAKFGGADYLGVAHISEGMLLRQYGMDLPILVLGPCTPADFAYFVEFQLTAAITDIRTAMAFDQFLSETGTTCKAHLAIDTGMNRYGFDAEDFNNIRAALSLKSLKFEGMFTHLATADMPGNPKTDIQIQRFTRLVDVLEAEGLRPEICHCSSSAGTLTRPESHFDMVRPGLALYGYNCMGAAPSPWPIKPVMKIKSTIRHIHDVKPGETVSYGGYWMAQQPTRIATIAIGYGDGYLRGEYNKGFVFIRGQLCPILGRVCMDATMVDVSHIPDVQVGETVDVVNGELDFRISMESVADDHHTIPYELTSRVARRLYRKYFWKNRLVRWDYLKQEFGVQDYKEYPLR
- the hisD gene encoding histidinol dehydrogenase, which produces MKIVKVTPKSQEIERICGREVAPSKEIHDKVMQILADIKKGGIAKATEYAQKFDGLKGKNIRVPVSAIAKSAAKCPKELQKALKQAIKNVRDFHKNQMEESWLMQGADGVVLGQRIRPMKRVGLYVPGGAGIYPSTVIMNAVPALVAGVEDIVVVTPIKGEINRAVAFVLQELGITEVYHIGGAQAIGLLAYGAKDAKGKTVVERVDKIVGPGNVFAAIAKKEVFGVVDIDMVAGPSEVLVMADNTCDPDFVAADLLSQAEHGSGFEAAICITDNMETAQMISACVDIQVENSPKRELLEKVLGNFGRILVVKDWFDGVEIANRIAPEHLEVMTAEAESMAAQIENAGAVFIGPWSSEPVGDYFAGPNHVLPTNGTGRFFSPLGVYDFLKRMSIIRYSEKAIKKNAKAIAAVATEEGFIHHAAAVLKRL
- the cimA gene encoding citramalate synthase; translated protein: MKVFLYDTTLRDGNQDRKISLSLADKLQIARILDHFGFDYIEGGWPNPSNPTDEEFFQKIKEVKLKHAKIAAFGSTRRPKVLPEKDPLLQALVKSDAPVKTIFGKSWDLHVTDVIRTTLEENLDMIESTIDYLKDHSEEVIYDAEHFFDGYKANPQYALETLKAAERGRADCIVLCDTNGGTMPWEIEEIIKEVKKSISTPIGIHVHDDSGLGVCNSLFAVKSGATMVQGVVNGYGERCGNANLTTIAADLHFKMGAKFFAAKKIARLRQLSSNVDQIVNLPSDVHAPYVGDAAFAHKGGAHIDGVMKVSRSFEHIDPHAVGNDRVFVTSDQAGGSLVVEKLRAIKPGIDKKDPVVGKLLTLIKERENAGWHFDSAEASFKLLVYRHLGMVQEPFKVLGYRVIEDKTTQGVSVSQATVKLQIGDKISHQVSEGDGPVNALDAALRKALLPFFPNMAKVKLDDYKVRVLGSKVASDATVRVWTTFGDEKGYWNVVGVSSNIIEASWMAFVDGLTYKILVDNKVIESAYKHIDVKSVAVAGQASAAKEEEPAPAKAKKLSARKVRNLADITRRKR
- a CDS encoding TIGR02147 family protein, whose translation is MKPIVEYQDYHLLIKDFYKERKRCSAFSWREFARTAGFSSSTYLRLVSESKSNLSRVTIERVASAMGLAGYEVTYFRALVNFNNAKTDASKLYFLKEMQSIATEHKVRIVDKDAIEFYDGWKNSVIRELAPLMPGATPGKIASACCNKISAADVLQSLSFLMRCDFLKRTDVGNYVQTKTSVSASREGLALAVRSMQREMLGLAAESIDRFSPEERSISGVTLGVNRECYERIAQEIDLCRRKVIAIAAECEEIDQIYRLNLQFFPLTWNLKRLKETKDE
- a CDS encoding nucleoside monophosphate kinase, giving the protein MAKIPAVLIFGAPGSGKGTVGAKLAATTSLKHISTGDIFRGIAPSSESGKLLASYSSKGLLVPDEATVEIFGRFIEGLINTNKVNPDKDTLLLDGIPRTVAQVKLIESVVDVKHIFVLDIKDEKTIVARLLNRAKIEGRKDDADEAVIKNRLKVYKESTAKVLGKYSKSIISRINGDNTPDEVFCDTLAAYVKFCKASAKKPAAKKCGCKKACKKAK